From Bombyx mori chromosome 10, ASM3026992v2, a single genomic window includes:
- the LOC101744038 gene encoding ankyrin repeat and MYND domain-containing protein 2 — protein METKNDESTSSEKTIFDAIAQGDLTEFSNILTQHKGDVNFFDENGMTALQHAAYKGNKDMVQLLLDRGADVNSGKHEYNYTALHFGALSGSSEVCKLLLDAGAKPTATNSVGRTSAQMAAFVGNHHTVATINNYIPRSEIEYYSIPQGLQQEPYLPPILVDPVHKFVLGVNIHPVRLALNLQHAPALLENADKASKTLEMLSKREMTRGSETNEVMAFKYHYLSYILREIHNIKDKQKPSEKEEKKHDVVEIFAKKLLKPGKDGVSLDLMDSFLKDCVREFPFRECTTFHQMVTALTSKDPPTALSVINCTINGQRGFLDAIPYCSSCGEEKPAKKCSKCKSVQYCDRECQRLHWFVHKKACNRESSAPAPTVNSKINIDANELSSELQNLIAG, from the exons ATGGAGACCAAAAACGATGAAAGCACGTCTTCGGAAAAAACTATATTTGATGCTATCGCTCAGGGAGACTTGActgaattttcaaatattttgactCAACACAAAGGCGACGTAAATTTCTTTGACGAAAATGGTATGACTGCTTTACAACACGCGGCCTATAAAGGGAACAAGGATATGGTGCAATTACTGCTCGATAGG GGAGCGGACGTGAATTCTGGAAAGCACGAGTATAACTACACAGCGTTACACTTTGGTGCTCTGTCTGGTAGCTCCGAAGTATGCAAACTGCTACTCGATGCTGGGGCCAAACCTACAGCCACAAATTCGGTGGGGCGCACCTCTGCGCAGATGGCGGCATTTGTCGGAAATCATCACACAGTTGCAACTATCAACAACTACATACCTCGTAGTGAAATTGAATATTATTCTATCCCACAAGGACTCCAACAAGAACCTTATCTACCTCCAATCTTAGTAGATCCAGTTCATAAATTTGTACTAGGAGTAAATATTCATCCTGTAAGATTAGCTTTGAATTTGCAACATGCTCCTGCTTTGTTAGAAAATGCTGACAAAGCGAGCAAGACTTTAGAAATGCTGAGCAAACGCGAGATGACAAGAGGCAGTGAAACCAATGAAGTGATGGCTTTCAAGTACCATTATTTATCATATATCCTACGAGAAATACACAACATCAAAGATAAACAGAAACCATCAGAGAAGGAAGAAAAGAAGCATGATGTTGTTGAAATATTTGCTAAAAAACTCTTGAAGCCAGGTAAAGATGGTGTTTCCCTTGACCTCATGGATTCCTTCCTTAAAGACTGTGTGAGGGAATTCCCATTCAGGGAGTGCACAACATTCCATCAAATGGTCACAGCCTTGACAAGTAAAGATCCACCGACAGCCTTGTCAGTTATAAACTGTACCATTAATGGGCAGAGAGGGTTTTTGGATGCCATACCATACTGCAGTTCTTGTGGTGAAGAGAAGCCCGCAAAGAAATGTTCCAAGTGTAAATCAGTACAATATTGTGATAGGGAGTGTCAGAGATTGCACTGGTTTGTGCACAAAAAAGCctgcaacagagagtccagtgctCCGGCACCAACTGTTAAttccaaaataaatattgacGCCAATGAATTGAGTTCGGAGCTTCAAAATCTTATAGCTGGCTGA
- the LOC101744281 gene encoding sodium-dependent dopamine transporter produces MALKTPTPGVVGERETWGKKVDFLLSVIGFAVDLANVWRFPYLCYKNGGGAFLVPYCIMLVVGGIPLFYMELALGQFHRKGAITCWGRLVPLFKGIGYAVVLIAFYVDFYYNVIIAWALRFFFASFTTMLPWTNCDNEWNTPACRPFEAIWDVNRTRIRNTTSASLGIAPTTPYTSAASEYFNRAILELQGSEGLHDLGSVKWDMALCLLAVYVICYFSLWKGISTSGKVVWFTALFPYAVLLILLVRGITLPGSATGIQYYLSPNFEAITQPQVWVDAATQVFFSLGPGFGVLLAYASYNKYHNNVYKDAILTSVINSATSFVAGFVIFSVLGYMAHASGRDVQDVATEGPGLVFVVYPAAIATMPGSTFWALIFFMMLLTLGLDSSFGGSEAIITALSDEFPPIGRHRELFVACLFTLYFFVGLASCTKGGFYFFQLLDRYAAGYSILIAVFFEAIAVSWIYGTERFCEDIRDMIGFRPGLYWRVCWRFAAPSFLLFITAYGLLDYEPLQYENYIYPGWANALGWAIAGSSVMCIPTVAIYKLITTKGSFLERLRVLTTPYADSERNGTVHNGMIVSESGGVRLTSAVQTPTTPQQPIGANIPAASAPTLASSPALV; encoded by the exons GTGCGTTTTTGGTGCCATACTGCATCATGCTGGTAGTGGGTGGAATTCCACTTTTCTACATGGAGTTGGCGCTGGGACAATTTCACAGGAAGGGTGCCATCACCTGCTGGGGCAGGCTTGTCCCGCTTTTCAAAG GAATCGGTTATGCTGTCGTCCTGATCGCGTTCTACGTGGACTTTTACTACAACGTGATAATCGCTTGGGCGCTGCGTTTTTTCTTCGCCTCTTTCACGACCATGCTACCTTGGACCAACTGCGACAACGAATGGAACACACCTGCCTGCCGACCG TTCGAAGCCATTTGGGACGTTAACCGTACACGTATACGCAATACCACGTCCGCAAGTTTGGGAATCGCTCCGACAACACCGTACACTTCTGCTGCTTCGGAATATTTCAA CCGCGCGATTTTAGAATTGCAAGGCAGCGAGGGGCTCCACGACCTTGGTTCTGTAAAATGGGATATGGCGCTGTGTTTATTGGCCGTCTACGTCATCTGCTACTTCTCCTTGTGGAAGGGAATCAGTACTTCTGGAAAA GTTGTTTGGTTCACAGCACTCTTTCCGTACGCTGTTCTTTTGATACTCTTGGTTCGTGGTATCACCCTCCCTGGATCGGCGACCGGAATCCAATACTATCTGAGTCCGAACTTTGAAGCTATAACTCAACCTCAG gTGTGGGTGGACGCCGCTACTCAAGTCTTCTTTTCTCTTGGACCGGGCTTTGGAGTGCTCTTGGCTTATGCATCGTACAACAAGTACCACAACAACGTGTACAA GGACGCCATTTTGACCAGCGTCATAAATTCCGCAACGTCTTTCGTCGCTGGTTTCGTGATCTTCAGCGTGCTCGGCTACATGGCGCACGCTTCGGGCAGAGACGTTCAGGATGTCGCAACCGAAGGCCCGGGACTAGTTTTCGTGGTGTACCCGGCGGCTATAGCTACGATGCCAGGATCAACGTTTTGGGCGCTTATATTCTTCATGATGCTGCTTACACTTGGGCTTGATAGTTCT TTTGGGGGTTCCGAAGCGATAATCACAGCTCTCAGTGACGAGTTCCCTCCTATCGGACGTCATCGCGAATTGTTCGTCGCCTGCCTCTTTACGTTGTATTTCTTCGTGGGACTGGCCTCTTGCACGAAAGGCGGATTTTACTTCTTCCAGCTCTTGGATCGCTATGCTGCGGGCTATTCTATTCTCATCGCTGTTTTCTTTGAGGCCATAGCTGTCTCCTGGATTTATG GCACGGAAAGATTTTGTGAGGACATTCGCGACATGATCGGCTTCAGACCTGGCCTGTACTGGCGCGTTTGTTGGCGTTTCGCGGCACCATCTTTTTTGCTCTTCATCACGGCATACGGACTCTTAGACTACGAACCTCTGCAATACGAGAACTACATCTATCCAGGCTGGGCCAACGCACTTGGCTGGGCCATTGCTGGATCCAGCGTCATGTGCATACCGACAGTGGCTATCTATAAACTGATTACAACTAAAGGATCGTTTTTGGAG CGTCTTCGCGTTTTAACAACCCCTTATGCAGACAGCGAACGTAATGGAACCGTGCACAACGGTATGATAGTGTCCGAGAGCGGCGGCGTTCGGCTGACGTCAGCGGTGCAAACCCCCACAACTCCACAGCAACCGATCGGAGCAAATATTCCAGCAGCCTCGGCTCCAACTCTCGCTTCATCTCCAGCGCTGGTCTGA